In the Candidatus Dadabacteria bacterium genome, one interval contains:
- the rpsU gene encoding 30S ribosomal protein S21, whose protein sequence is MPGITVGSSESIDSALKRFKKQVEKGGVLSEVRKREYYEKPSEKKKKKLFAAKKRSSSRKRR, encoded by the coding sequence TTGCCAGGAATAACAGTAGGTAGCAGCGAAAGTATTGACAGCGCTTTAAAAAGGTTTAAGAAACAGGTTGAAAAGGGTGGGGTTCTTTCTGAAGTAAGGAAGAGAGAATACTACGAAAAACCGAGCGAAAAGAAAAAAAAGAAGCTGTTTGCCGCCAAAAAGCGCAGTTCAAGTAGGAAAAGAAGGTAA